A window of the Polaribacter batillariae genome harbors these coding sequences:
- a CDS encoding 3-hydroxyacyl-ACP dehydratase FabZ family protein, whose translation MKSSEIIKLLPYQKPFLFVDEITDISENGVIGNYTFQPNEFFYEGHFKDNPTTPGVILTETMAQIGVVCLGIFLLKNEILSDKKPQIALTSNNIDFFLPVLPNQKITVISTKEYFRFHKLKCSVKMMNSKNELVCRGTIAGMIVSI comes from the coding sequence ATGAAATCATCAGAAATTATCAAACTATTACCCTATCAAAAACCATTTTTGTTTGTTGATGAAATTACAGACATTTCAGAAAATGGAGTCATAGGAAACTACACATTTCAACCAAACGAATTTTTTTACGAAGGCCATTTTAAAGACAATCCAACAACACCTGGTGTTATTTTAACAGAAACCATGGCACAAATTGGTGTGGTTTGTTTGGGTATTTTTTTATTGAAAAATGAAATTTTATCAGACAAAAAACCGCAAATTGCCTTAACATCTAACAACATAGATTTCTTTTTACCGGTTTTACCAAACCAAAAAATAACCGTAATTTCAACAAAAGAATATTTTCGATTTCATAAGTTAAAATGTTCCGTAAAAATGATGAATTCTAAAAACGAACTTGTTTGTAGAGGAACCATTGCTGGAATGATTGTGTCGATATAG
- a CDS encoding NAD(P)/FAD-dependent oxidoreductase yields the protein MKQNFDIVIIGGGLAGLCNAIHLSKFGKKVLLIEKSNYPKHKVCGEYISNEVLPYLAFLDINPFDFGAVKIDNFQLSTTKNKVISAKLPLGGFGISRYQFDFVLSEKAKGNGVVILHDSALNVDFKEDEFTVETKENDSFKTKICIGAFGKRSLLDVKMEREFIKKKSPYLGVKIHVKGDFPSDLVALHNFKGGYCGVSKVENNTINLCYISSFSAFKKFKNIEDFQENVVFKNKFLKEVFQKSKPIWEQPLSISQISFETKKPVENHIIMCGDAAGMIHPLCGNGMSMAIQSAQIASKLILNYSNGKIESRKELEKRYISEWNKQFKWRLQAGHFIAMLFRKDKIASFLLSLLKKMPFLLPIIIKQTHGKPINN from the coding sequence ATGAAACAAAATTTTGATATTGTAATAATTGGAGGTGGTTTAGCAGGTTTATGTAACGCCATTCACTTATCAAAATTTGGAAAAAAAGTTTTATTAATTGAGAAAAGTAACTATCCAAAACACAAAGTTTGTGGCGAATATATTTCGAATGAAGTGTTGCCTTATCTAGCATTTTTAGATATCAATCCGTTTGATTTTGGTGCTGTAAAAATTGATAATTTCCAATTATCTACAACAAAAAATAAAGTGATTTCAGCAAAATTACCTTTGGGTGGGTTTGGAATTTCGCGCTATCAATTCGATTTTGTTTTATCAGAAAAAGCCAAAGGAAATGGCGTTGTAATTTTACATGATTCTGCTTTAAATGTCGATTTTAAAGAAGATGAATTCACAGTAGAAACCAAAGAAAACGACTCTTTTAAAACAAAAATTTGTATTGGTGCTTTTGGCAAACGTTCTTTATTAGATGTAAAAATGGAACGCGAATTTATTAAGAAAAAATCGCCTTATTTAGGAGTTAAAATTCATGTAAAAGGAGATTTTCCATCAGATTTGGTGGCACTTCATAATTTTAAAGGCGGTTATTGTGGCGTTTCTAAGGTAGAAAATAATACTATTAATTTGTGTTATATCAGTAGTTTTTCGGCATTTAAAAAGTTTAAAAATATTGAGGATTTTCAAGAAAATGTGGTTTTTAAAAATAAGTTTTTAAAAGAGGTATTTCAAAAATCAAAACCAATTTGGGAGCAACCATTGTCTATCAGTCAAATTTCGTTTGAAACCAAAAAGCCCGTGGAAAATCACATCATCATGTGTGGTGATGCTGCAGGAATGATTCATCCACTTTGTGGAAATGGAATGAGTATGGCCATTCAATCTGCACAAATTGCATCTAAATTGATTCTAAATTACTCAAATGGTAAAATCGAATCGAGAAAGGAACTTGAAAAGCGCTATATTAGTGAATGGAACAAACAATTTAAATGGCGTTTACAAGCAGGTCATTTTATTGCGATGTTGTTTCGAAAAGACAAAATAGCATCATTTTTACTATCATTATTAAAGAAAATGCCGTTTTTGTTACCCATCATTATCAAACAAACTCACGGAAAACCAATCAATAACTAA
- a CDS encoding IS256 family transposase: protein MKPEDLLNEEFLKQFKTGSELTSFIEQLHKRGVEKILEGELDAHLDYDKHQKSNNPNSRNGYGTKTIKTHLGETKIKVPRDRDATFNPMLIKKRESTADGVENLIISLYAKGMSTTDIEEQIRELYDYNISSSAISRITDKITADIIAWKNRPLEATYLIVWMDGIVFKVRENSKVINKTIYIAVGLRVDGKKEVLGLWLGKNESSSFWMSVLTDIKARGTQDILITATDNLNGFTDTIKTIFPNSVTQICVVHQIRNSCKYVVWKDKKAFTRDMKQIYTAPTKEAAKAALEDFKNKWNSKYSYAIKSWENNWDELTVFFDFPLEIRTIIYTTNLIENLNGKIRKYTKNKLSYPTDDAVIKSVFLALRESTKKWTLPIRNWGIILNQFLAIFENRIKL, encoded by the coding sequence ATGAAACCAGAAGATTTATTAAACGAAGAATTTTTAAAACAATTTAAAACAGGTTCAGAACTAACCAGTTTTATAGAACAACTGCACAAACGTGGTGTAGAAAAGATTTTAGAAGGCGAATTAGATGCGCATTTAGATTACGATAAGCATCAAAAAAGCAACAATCCTAATTCACGAAATGGCTATGGAACCAAAACAATAAAGACGCATTTAGGAGAAACTAAAATAAAAGTTCCAAGAGATCGCGATGCTACTTTCAATCCAATGCTTATTAAAAAGCGAGAAAGTACTGCAGATGGAGTTGAAAACCTGATTATTTCTTTATATGCCAAAGGAATGAGTACTACAGATATCGAAGAACAAATACGAGAATTGTATGATTATAACATCTCTAGTTCAGCCATTTCTAGAATCACAGATAAAATTACAGCTGACATTATTGCTTGGAAAAATAGACCTTTAGAAGCTACTTATCTGATTGTATGGATGGATGGCATCGTTTTTAAGGTTCGTGAAAACTCCAAAGTCATCAATAAAACAATTTACATTGCTGTTGGTCTTAGAGTAGATGGTAAAAAAGAAGTTTTAGGACTTTGGTTAGGAAAAAACGAATCTTCCTCTTTTTGGATGAGCGTTTTAACCGACATAAAAGCCAGAGGAACACAAGACATTTTAATTACAGCAACTGATAATTTAAACGGATTTACAGACACCATTAAAACTATTTTTCCCAATTCAGTAACACAAATATGTGTGGTTCATCAAATCAGAAACTCTTGTAAATATGTAGTCTGGAAAGATAAAAAAGCCTTTACAAGAGATATGAAACAAATCTATACAGCTCCTACAAAAGAAGCAGCAAAAGCAGCCTTAGAAGACTTTAAAAATAAATGGAACTCTAAATATTCTTATGCCATTAAATCATGGGAAAACAATTGGGATGAACTCACTGTTTTCTTCGATTTCCCATTAGAAATCAGAACCATTATTTATACCACAAATTTGATAGAAAACTTAAATGGGAAAATTAGAAAATACACTAAAAACAAACTCTCATATCCAACAGATGATGCTGTAATTAAATCCGTATTTTTAGCTTTGAGAGAATCAACAAAAAAATGGACATTGCCTATTAGAAATTGGGGTATCATTCTTAACCAATTTTTGGCTATATTTGAAAACAGGATTAAACTATGA
- a CDS encoding GNAT family N-acetyltransferase, with translation MKIIRTNSENQDFKNLVKELDAYLKITDEDEHDFYNQFNNINILKHIVLAYVDKIPVGCGAIKKFDNISMELKRMYVSPENRGKGIAQKILLELEVWAKELGYKKCVLETGKRQKEAVTFYHKCNYKVIENYGQYKSMENSICFEKQL, from the coding sequence ATGAAAATTATCAGAACCAACTCAGAAAACCAAGATTTTAAAAATTTGGTAAAAGAATTAGATGCATATTTAAAAATCACGGATGAAGATGAGCATGATTTCTACAATCAGTTTAATAATATTAATATTTTAAAACATATTGTTTTGGCTTATGTTGATAAGATTCCTGTTGGTTGTGGTGCTATTAAAAAGTTCGACAATATTTCTATGGAACTAAAACGAATGTATGTTTCTCCAGAAAACAGAGGAAAAGGAATTGCACAAAAAATACTTTTAGAATTAGAAGTTTGGGCAAAAGAATTAGGGTATAAAAAGTGTGTTTTAGAAACAGGAAAAAGACAGAAAGAAGCTGTTACATTTTACCATAAATGCAATTATAAAGTGATTGAAAATTACGGACAATATAAAAGTATGGAAAATAGTATTTGCTTTGAAAAACAGTTATAA
- a CDS encoding methyltransferase domain-containing protein: protein MDFFISTKQRSNKEELMDDFSIGGDLLRDTLDKLENINRWLGGNKVTVNGLQSLLKHHPKEEEITIIDVGCGHGDILRDVAKFGRKHNYKFKLIGVDANPTAIDYANELSVNYPELSFETQDIFSDNFKNRTFDVVLATLFLHHFKEPELVSFLGNTLKQTNIGIVVNDLHRHKLAYYLFMLLSIFISNKMIIEDGLTSVLRGFKRKDLERMSTKLKVKPRIQWKWAFRFLWIIKK, encoded by the coding sequence ATGGATTTTTTCATCAGCACCAAACAGAGATCAAATAAAGAAGAATTGATGGACGATTTTTCTATTGGTGGCGATTTGTTGCGAGATACGTTAGATAAATTAGAGAATATAAACAGGTGGTTAGGAGGAAATAAAGTCACTGTAAATGGTTTACAATCTCTTTTGAAACATCATCCAAAAGAAGAAGAAATTACCATTATAGATGTGGGTTGTGGCCATGGAGATATTTTACGAGATGTAGCAAAATTTGGCAGAAAACACAATTATAAATTCAAATTGATTGGAGTAGATGCCAACCCAACTGCCATTGATTATGCAAATGAATTGTCTGTAAATTATCCTGAATTGAGTTTTGAAACACAAGATATTTTTTCTGATAATTTTAAAAACAGAACCTTTGATGTAGTTTTAGCGACATTATTCTTGCATCATTTTAAAGAACCAGAACTGGTTTCGTTTTTAGGAAATACGTTAAAACAAACCAATATAGGAATTGTGGTAAACGATTTGCACCGACATAAATTAGCCTATTATTTGTTTATGCTATTGTCTATTTTTATCTCTAATAAAATGATTATTGAAGATGGATTAACATCAGTTTTAAGAGGATTTAAACGTAAAGATTTAGAGAGAATGTCAACAAAATTAAAAGTAAAACCAAGAATTCAATGGAAATGGGCTTTTCGTTTTCTGTGGATAATAAAAAAATAA
- a CDS encoding acyl carrier protein translates to MTKEEIIKKLTTIVKPYVQNEEGFKNLSEETDFINDLEINSANLVDIILDVEDEFNIEIDNHAMEKMLSVKATVAVIQEKIND, encoded by the coding sequence ATGACAAAAGAAGAAATTATAAAAAAACTAACAACCATCGTAAAACCTTATGTTCAAAACGAAGAAGGTTTTAAAAACCTGTCTGAAGAAACAGATTTTATTAACGATTTAGAGATAAATTCTGCAAACTTGGTAGATATTATTTTAGATGTAGAAGACGAGTTTAACATAGAAATCGATAACCATGCTATGGAAAAAATGCTATCTGTAAAAGCAACTGTGGCTGTTATTCAAGAAAAAATAAATGATTAA
- a CDS encoding 3-oxoacyl-ACP synthase, with the protein MNLKQALYNQCEAFANRRLQNVEEVISSNQKALQSETKSSAGDKHETGRAMLQLEMEKASMQLAGISQMKETLNRIDVSKQSKKAHLGSIIFTDKANYFLSISAGQLVIAGNIYFAISIASPIGKLLLGKQENNEVIFNGKTVKIKRVL; encoded by the coding sequence ATGAATTTAAAACAAGCACTTTATAACCAATGTGAAGCATTTGCAAACAGGCGTTTACAGAATGTAGAAGAAGTAATTTCTTCGAACCAAAAAGCACTACAATCTGAAACAAAAAGTTCTGCAGGCGATAAACACGAAACGGGTCGTGCCATGTTGCAGTTAGAAATGGAAAAAGCCAGTATGCAATTGGCAGGAATTTCTCAAATGAAGGAAACTTTAAATAGAATTGATGTTTCTAAACAATCTAAAAAAGCACATTTAGGAAGCATTATTTTCACTGACAAAGCCAATTATTTTCTATCCATTTCAGCAGGGCAATTAGTAATTGCAGGCAATATATATTTTGCGATTTCTATTGCTTCGCCCATTGGAAAATTATTGTTAGGAAAACAAGAAAACAATGAGGTTATTTTTAATGGAAAAACAGTAAAAATTAAACGGGTTTTGTGA
- a CDS encoding NAD(P)/FAD-dependent oxidoreductase produces the protein MNYSYWELKEWFTNIHFTIVGSGIVGLNCALELKKKYPKTNILILEKGMLPQGASTKNAGFACFGSLSELIDDLNSHTEQEVYNLVDKRWKGLQRLRQNLGDKNIDFQQNKGFELCENEAFFEECISRKYQINQLLKPIFKSDVFSISKNTFGFQKVHNKYITNNFEGQIDTGKMAFELLYKVQNLGVKILNSITVESFIESGNLVEVKTDKITFKTNKLCIATNGFANQLLDEKVQPARAQVLITKPIKNLHIKGTFHLDKGYYYFRNINDRILFGGGRNLDFKTEKTTEFGQTTIIQNQLEKILKETILPNTNFEIERRWSGIMGVGNQKKAIVKQISKNVFCGVRLGGMGIAIGSLVGKELAELIE, from the coding sequence ATGAACTACAGCTATTGGGAATTAAAAGAATGGTTTACTAACATACATTTTACCATCGTTGGTAGTGGAATTGTGGGTTTAAATTGCGCCTTAGAATTAAAAAAGAAATACCCTAAAACCAATATTTTAATTCTCGAAAAAGGAATGTTGCCACAAGGAGCAAGCACTAAAAATGCGGGTTTTGCGTGTTTTGGAAGTCTTTCTGAATTAATTGATGACTTAAATTCTCATACAGAACAAGAAGTTTATAATTTGGTGGATAAACGCTGGAAAGGTTTACAACGATTAAGACAAAATTTAGGAGATAAAAACATCGATTTTCAGCAAAATAAAGGTTTCGAATTGTGTGAAAACGAAGCATTTTTTGAAGAATGTATTTCAAGAAAATATCAAATTAATCAGCTTTTAAAACCTATTTTTAAGAGTGATGTTTTTTCTATTTCAAAAAACACTTTTGGTTTCCAAAAAGTACACAACAAATACATTACAAATAATTTTGAAGGACAAATTGATACAGGAAAAATGGCTTTTGAGTTGTTGTATAAAGTTCAGAATTTAGGCGTTAAAATTCTCAATTCAATTACTGTAGAAAGTTTTATTGAAAGTGGAAATCTGGTTGAAGTAAAAACGGATAAAATCACTTTTAAAACCAATAAATTATGTATTGCCACAAACGGATTTGCAAATCAACTTTTAGACGAAAAAGTACAACCTGCAAGAGCACAAGTACTCATTACAAAACCGATTAAAAATTTACACATCAAAGGCACTTTTCATTTAGACAAAGGGTATTATTATTTTAGAAATATAAACGATAGAATTCTATTTGGTGGAGGTAGAAATCTCGATTTTAAAACCGAAAAAACTACTGAATTTGGTCAGACAACCATCATTCAAAATCAATTAGAAAAAATATTAAAAGAAACAATTTTACCAAACACAAATTTTGAAATTGAACGGAGGTGGAGTGGAATTATGGGTGTTGGAAATCAGAAAAAAGCCATCGTTAAACAAATTTCAAAAAACGTTTTTTGTGGAGTTCGTTTAGGTGGAATGGGAATTGCAATTGGCAGTTTAGTTGGCAAAGAATTAGCAGAGTTAATTGAATAA
- a CDS encoding PDDEXK nuclease domain-containing protein encodes MKSEYQNILNDLISIVKKTKTQVAIQANSSLTIMFWQIGKRIQSDILENSRAEYGKEIVVSLSRELSKNFGNSFKEKNIRRMIQFSEIFPELENVVTLSRHLSWSHFLVLIPLKNQKARYFYAKNVFENLISVRELRKQISKKVYERTENADLQIYKSDELDKGIFKDPYLLDFLDLKNGYLENDLESAILKELELFLLELGNGFTFVERQKRMIIDEDDYYLDLLFYHRKLKRLVAIELKIDKFKAKYKGQMELYLKWLEKHEKQEGEKAPIEIILCSQTSKEQIELLEMHKDGIMVAEYLTEVLPKEQLEKKLHQAIINAKERIERNKLNE; translated from the coding sequence GTGAAATCTGAATATCAAAATATACTTAACGATTTAATATCTATCGTTAAAAAAACCAAAACTCAAGTAGCTATTCAAGCGAATAGTTCTTTAACCATAATGTTTTGGCAAATTGGGAAACGAATTCAGTCTGATATTTTAGAAAATAGTAGAGCCGAATATGGTAAAGAAATTGTCGTTTCATTGTCACGAGAATTATCTAAAAATTTCGGAAATAGTTTCAAAGAAAAAAATATTAGGAGAATGATTCAGTTTTCTGAAATATTTCCTGAACTTGAAAATGTCGTTACACTGTCGCGACATTTGTCTTGGTCGCACTTTTTAGTACTAATTCCTCTAAAAAACCAAAAAGCACGTTATTTCTATGCAAAAAATGTTTTTGAAAACTTAATAAGCGTTAGAGAATTAAGAAAACAAATATCAAAAAAAGTTTACGAAAGAACTGAAAATGCAGACTTACAAATTTATAAAAGTGACGAGCTAGATAAGGGAATATTTAAAGACCCGTATTTACTTGACTTTCTTGATTTGAAAAACGGATATTTAGAGAATGATTTGGAAAGCGCTATTTTAAAAGAATTAGAATTATTTCTTTTAGAGTTAGGAAATGGATTTACTTTTGTAGAACGCCAAAAAAGAATGATTATTGACGAAGATGATTATTATTTAGACCTCTTATTTTATCATAGAAAATTAAAAAGGTTAGTTGCGATTGAACTAAAAATTGACAAGTTCAAAGCTAAATACAAAGGACAAATGGAATTGTATTTGAAATGGCTTGAAAAACACGAAAAACAAGAAGGAGAAAAAGCACCAATAGAAATTATATTATGTTCACAAACAAGTAAAGAACAAATTGAACTGTTAGAAATGCACAAAGATGGAATTATGGTAGCGGAATATTTAACTGAAGTTTTACCAAAAGAACAATTAGAAAAGAAATTACATCAAGCCATAATAAATGCAAAGGAACGAATTGAAAGAAATAAACTCAATGAATAA
- a CDS encoding type III polyketide synthase, translated as MKVKITSVAKQLPKYYRETKDIIPFVKIWMQDQEERFQRKVIKLFEGAGVDKRYSIMDPLAVFTATSFEEKNDVYIREVIQLAEKSLQKSLEKAHLKATDLDYIITVSCTGIMIPSVDAYLINSLGMKQDIVRLPVTEMGCAAGVSGIIYAKNFLKANPNKRAAVIAVEAPTATFQLNDYSMTNIVSAAIFGDGASAVILSSYEEDQGPTIADEAMYHFYDATHMMGFKLVNTGLQMILDKEVPQKISDHFPTIIHPFLENNNLTIDDIDHLIFHPGGKKIVQTVEDLFGVLGKNINDTKEVLRLYGNMSSATVLYVLERFMDRNPAKGEKGIMLSFGPGFSAQRILLEW; from the coding sequence ATGAAAGTAAAAATAACATCCGTTGCAAAGCAACTTCCAAAATATTACAGAGAAACGAAAGATATTATTCCGTTTGTAAAAATATGGATGCAAGATCAAGAAGAACGTTTTCAACGAAAAGTCATCAAACTTTTTGAAGGTGCAGGAGTTGACAAACGTTACTCCATCATGGATCCATTAGCAGTTTTTACAGCCACTTCTTTTGAAGAAAAAAATGATGTTTACATAAGAGAAGTTATTCAATTAGCAGAAAAATCATTGCAAAAATCTTTAGAAAAAGCCCATTTAAAAGCTACTGATTTAGATTACATCATCACAGTTAGTTGTACAGGAATTATGATTCCGTCTGTAGATGCCTATTTGATAAATTCCTTAGGAATGAAACAAGATATTGTACGTTTGCCAGTTACAGAAATGGGTTGTGCAGCAGGTGTTTCTGGAATTATTTATGCGAAAAATTTCTTAAAAGCGAATCCGAATAAAAGAGCAGCAGTTATTGCAGTAGAAGCACCAACAGCTACCTTTCAGTTAAACGATTATTCGATGACTAATATTGTTTCTGCAGCCATTTTTGGTGATGGAGCTTCCGCAGTAATTTTGTCTTCTTATGAAGAAGATCAAGGACCAACCATTGCAGATGAAGCCATGTATCATTTTTATGATGCGACACACATGATGGGTTTTAAATTGGTAAATACGGGTTTGCAAATGATTTTAGACAAAGAAGTTCCTCAAAAAATATCCGATCATTTTCCAACCATCATTCATCCCTTTTTAGAAAATAACAACTTGACTATAGATGATATTGATCATTTAATTTTTCATCCAGGAGGAAAAAAAATTGTGCAAACAGTAGAAGATCTTTTTGGTGTCTTAGGCAAAAACATTAACGATACAAAAGAGGTGTTACGTTTGTATGGAAACATGTCTAGTGCCACAGTTTTGTATGTTTTAGAACGATTTATGGATAGAAATCCTGCAAAAGGCGAAAAAGGCATTATGTTAAGTTTTGGGCCAGGTTTTTCTGCACAAAGAATATTGTTAGAATGGTAA
- a CDS encoding acyl carrier protein, with product MTKEEIIKKLTTIVKPYVQNEEGFKNLSEETDFINDLEINSANLVDIILDVEDEFSIEIDNDAMEKMLSVKATVAVIQEKIND from the coding sequence ATGACAAAAGAAGAAATTATAAAAAAACTAACAACCATCGTAAAACCTTATGTTCAAAACGAAGAAGGTTTTAAAAACCTGTCTGAAGAAACAGATTTTATTAACGATTTAGAGATAAATTCGGCAAACTTGGTAGATATTATTTTAGATGTAGAAGACGAGTTTAGCATAGAAATCGATAACGATGCTATGGAAAAAATGCTGTCTGTAAAAGCAACTGTGGCTGTTATTCAAGAAAAAATAAATGATTAA
- a CDS encoding beta-ketoacyl-[acyl-carrier-protein] synthase family protein, with product MKNRVVITGLGVVAPNGVGLTEFTKAIKSGTSGITFHQELKDKGFSCCIGGIPTISEEKKSEYLTPLQLRGFNSTSILYGVMAGIDAWKDAGFSVDENSDLDYDSGIIFGTGTSGIEKFREAIYKIDDQNVRRLGSTSVVQTMASGISAYLGGILGFGNQVTTNSSACTTGTEAILLGFERIKNGKAKRMLVGSSSDSSLYTWGGFDAMRVMTYKHNETPEKGSRPMSATASGFVPGSGGGALVLESLESALERNATIYAEVLGGNINSGGQRNGGTLTAPNATAVQKCITDAIKDANISADEIDVINGHLTATSKDALEIENWTKALQRKGTNFPYINSLKSMVGHCLSGAGAIESVASILQIKEQFVFPNINCEDVHPKILELISVDKIPQKVIKKNIDILAKASFGFGDVNACVIFKKYSEF from the coding sequence TTGAAAAACAGAGTCGTTATAACAGGTTTAGGAGTGGTTGCACCCAATGGGGTTGGGTTAACTGAATTCACAAAAGCCATAAAATCAGGAACATCTGGCATTACCTTTCATCAAGAATTAAAAGACAAAGGTTTTTCTTGTTGTATTGGTGGTATTCCAACTATTTCCGAAGAAAAAAAGAGCGAATATTTAACTCCTTTACAACTGCGTGGATTCAATTCCACCTCAATTTTATATGGAGTAATGGCAGGAATTGATGCTTGGAAAGACGCAGGTTTTTCGGTTGATGAAAACTCAGATTTAGATTACGACTCAGGAATCATTTTTGGCACTGGAACATCAGGAATTGAAAAGTTTCGAGAAGCGATTTATAAAATTGACGACCAAAATGTAAGACGTTTAGGAAGTACTTCTGTAGTGCAAACTATGGCAAGTGGAATTTCTGCGTATTTGGGCGGAATTTTAGGTTTCGGAAATCAAGTTACCACAAATTCATCTGCTTGTACAACTGGAACAGAAGCTATTTTATTAGGTTTTGAGCGCATAAAAAACGGAAAAGCAAAACGAATGTTGGTAGGAAGTTCTAGCGACAGCAGTTTATACACTTGGGGCGGATTTGATGCCATGAGAGTGATGACTTATAAGCATAATGAAACTCCAGAAAAAGGCTCTAGACCCATGAGCGCAACTGCATCTGGCTTTGTTCCCGGAAGTGGAGGAGGCGCTTTGGTTTTAGAATCTTTAGAAAGTGCTTTAGAAAGAAACGCCACCATTTATGCAGAGGTTTTAGGTGGAAACATCAATTCTGGCGGACAAAGAAATGGAGGTACTTTAACTGCGCCAAATGCTACAGCTGTTCAGAAATGTATTACAGATGCCATTAAAGATGCTAATATTTCTGCTGATGAAATTGATGTAATTAATGGACATTTAACAGCCACTTCGAAAGACGCTTTAGAAATAGAAAATTGGACAAAAGCATTGCAAAGAAAAGGAACTAATTTTCCGTATATAAATTCCTTAAAATCGATGGTTGGGCATTGTTTGTCTGGTGCTGGCGCTATTGAGTCTGTGGCTTCCATTTTACAAATTAAAGAACAGTTTGTGTTTCCAAATATCAATTGCGAAGATGTTCATCCAAAGATTTTAGAATTGATTTCGGTAGATAAAATTCCACAAAAAGTAATCAAAAAAAATATCGATATTTTAGCAAAAGCCAGTTTTGGTTTTGGCGATGTAAATGCTTGTGTTATCTTTAAGAAATATTCAGAATTTTGA
- a CDS encoding 4'-phosphopantetheinyl transferase family protein: MINIGNDIVDLNLAKTKNNWQRKGFLEKQFTKNEQEIILNVNDSFLQVWQFWSMKEAAYKCYTQKVEKRFFAPKKFECNLISKDEGMVVFEDIKFYTTTVFNEFYLHTISKNHQEKVVNFFNIGFQKTIDSDVKLKLAEETGIALQEIKKRKSIIGVPNFYQKGKKLTQSCSISHHGNYGAFAFTLENEFKTSTL, encoded by the coding sequence ATGATTAATATTGGAAACGATATTGTTGATTTAAATTTGGCAAAAACCAAAAATAATTGGCAACGAAAAGGGTTTTTAGAAAAGCAATTCACTAAAAATGAACAAGAAATTATTTTAAATGTCAATGATTCTTTTTTACAAGTTTGGCAGTTTTGGTCGATGAAAGAAGCTGCATACAAATGTTATACCCAAAAGGTTGAAAAACGGTTTTTTGCGCCCAAAAAATTCGAATGCAATTTAATTTCTAAGGATGAAGGAATGGTAGTTTTTGAAGATATAAAATTTTACACAACAACTGTTTTTAATGAATTTTATTTGCATACAATTTCGAAAAACCATCAAGAAAAAGTAGTAAACTTTTTTAATATTGGATTTCAAAAAACAATTGATAGTGATGTTAAACTAAAACTTGCTGAAGAAACTGGTATTGCATTACAAGAAATAAAAAAAAGAAAATCGATTATTGGGGTTCCAAATTTTTATCAAAAAGGAAAAAAACTCACACAATCTTGCTCAATTTCGCATCATGGAAATTACGGAGCTTTTGCATTTACCTTAGAAAATGAATTTAAAACAAGCACTTTATAA